A window of Streptomyces puniciscabiei genomic DNA:
CTGGCGCGCCCACCAACGTGCGCCAGGCCCTTGGCCGGCGAGCAGGCGTCCAGCCGATCGCGAGTGAGGAGATCGGCGTCCAGCGGGAGTGGTGGCGTTCGCCATCGACAGCAGGTCCTTGCGGTCGTGCTTCAGCTCGACGTTCTCGTCCTCGAACTTCTCACCGTAGATGCTCCTGCCACCGGTGCCGTTGTGGTTGGTGAAATCACCGCCCTGCAGCATGAACTGGGGGATGATGCGGTGGAAGCCCGAGCCGGCGTAACCGTAGCCGTGCTGGCCGGTGGCCAGCTCACGGAAGTTGCGCGCGGTCTTCGGGACGACCTCGTCGAAGAGGTTGAAGACGATACGGCCGGCGGGGGCGCCGTTGATGCTGATGTCGAAGTAGACGTTGCATCCTGTCCGTAAGACGTCGGCCGGCGATGAGGGCTGCGGCTGTGCCGACAAAAGGGCGAGGAAGTGCCCGGCCACCATCTGAGCAGGTGGTCGTAGTCGTATCCCTTGCCGGCGTGCAGCTTGGCCGGACGTCGGCGGCGCGGACCGCGTCGGGAACGGATGGGCGGGATGCCGCGCACGAGAGGTTTCAGACCGAGGCTGTCGTGCATGTTGGCGCCGGAGATGCCCAGCGACAGGGGCTGCCCGTTCCGGTCGGTGATCAGGTGGAATTTCGATCCGCACCGTGGGCCAGCCGCGGCAGCCAGGCAGACGAGGCCGGTGAGCAGCGGGTGCGGCCGGACGGGGCGGCGGCGGGTCGGCAGGTGTGGCATGGGGTCCCGGCTCGGGGCGACGGTGCCGGAAACCGGCTTCCCGCCTGCGCTCTGGGTGCAGGTCTTGCCCAGCAGCGGCGTGGTGGTGCCGGACGTGATGCCCTGGAGCATGGCCGTCGACCAGTCGTAGGTCACCGTGTCCGGGCGGGTGACGTCGTACCAGACGGAGACCTTGCTGGTGCCGGACGAGCCGAGATCATTCTCGCGACCAGCTCTGTGGCCTGGTGGGCCGGCATCGGCTTCATCCGGTGGGCTACGTTTGCAGCCATGACTACCGGGACGGCATTGCGCCACACACGGATTGGTGACCCGGTGCCCTTCTGAGCGCCGTACGGGCCGGTGCGGGCCCGCTGTTGGATCGAGGATCTTGCGCTGCTGCGCGGGCTCCGCCTCCGTCGTGTTGATCACAGGCTCGACACATCAACCACGACAGGAGAATTCATGCCCACCAAGATGCTGCAGATTCCCACCCCGGACGGACGGGCCGACGCGTTCGCCGCCTTCCCCGACGGTGGCGGACGACACCCGGGGGTGCTGATGTACGCGGACGGCTTCGGGATCCGGCCCGTGCTGCGGGAGATGGCCCGCGAGCTGGCCGGACACGGGTACTACGTGGTCGTCCCGAACCTCTTCTACCGGCAGGGCCCGGCACCGGTGATCGAACTTCCTGAGCACATCGGAGAAGAGGTCCGACCCGCGCTCTTCGCCCGGCTGATGCCCTTGATCGAAGCGCACACCACAGAACGTGTCCTGAGCGACGCCGACGCCTATCTCGAGTTCCTCACCGCTCAGCCCGAGGTCTGCGCCGGACCGGTCGCGGTCACCGGCTACTGCATCGGCGGGCTTCTGGCGACGCGCACCGCCGTGGCCCACCGCGGCCAGGTGGCCGCCCTCGCCGCATTCCACGGCCCGGTGGGAGTCGACGGACCCGGCAGCCTCTCCAAGCTCACCGCCGAGGTCCACTTCGGCCACGCCGAAAGCGACTTGACGCCCGCGGCGCTCGGCGAGCTCAACCAGGCCCTGGACGCGGCGGGTGTCGGCTACACCTCCGAGATCTACCCCGGCACCCTCCACGGTTTCACCATGTCCGACACCGATGCCTTCAACCCCGCCGCACTGCGGCGTCACTGGGACCGCCTGCTGCCCCTTCTGGGCCGCAGCCTGACCAAGAGCTGAGGCTCCGGCCGGCGAATCAAGCCCGAAGTCCGCTTCTGCGGAGTCCTGGCGATGTTCCGGAGTCGGTGGAGGGCGGGCGAGGCCCGGCCTCCACCGAGGGGTTCTTGACGCGGCCGGCCCGTCTGGCGGACGAGCTGTGGCCCATCTGGCGGACGAGCTGTGGTAGGCAGGGCTGATGATCAGCAGACTCCCTCTCGACCAGCAACTTGAGTCCCTTCGCGTGGTGTTGTCCCGTAACGACATGCTGACGGAGATCCTTTCGCGGGCGGCGACCTTGGAGCTGCCTGGGTGGTATGTAACGGCCGGCTGCCTGTTCCAGACCGTGTGGAACGTCGTCACGGGCAGGCCGCCGACGCATGGCATCAAGGACTACGACCTCTTCTATTTCGACAGCGGTGACATGTCCTGGGAGGCCGAAGACGCGGTGATCAAGACCGGGCGCAAAGTCTTCGCCGGCCTGCCCGCGGAGATAGAGATCCGTAACGAAGCCCGAGTTCACCTCTGGTATCGGGACAAGTTCGGTGTCCCGTGTCCGCCGTATGACTCCACTGAGGCGGCGATCGACAGTTTCGCCGCGACGACCTGCTGCCTCGGAGTACGTGTGGAGGCGGACGGCCGGTGGCGCGTGTATGCGCCGCACGGCTTGTCGGACGTGTTCAACCTCGTCGTCCGGCCGAACCCGGTGCTCGCTCCGAGAGCGGTCTACGAGACCAAGGCAGCGCGGTGGCGAGAGCAGTGGCCTGAGTTGACTGTTCTGGACTGGCCCTCGACGAGTGTCATGTCGGCCTCGTCCGTCGACTGACGTCGGCGGCATAGGTGACCCAGTCCCCAGTAGATGCCGGCGCGACGGCCCACGGAACGCGGACGGGACATGTCTGCGCGGACCTCTTCGTTTTTCACACACCGGACAACTCGCCCGGTGTCTCCATGTCACCGCACTCACCCACCGAGATCAATCGCAGGTCGGCCCATTAGGGTCGGGGGCATGACGCAATCCCTCGCCGCCAGTGCCTTCGACTCGCTCCGCCTCGACGCCGTGACCGACCAGGAGGAACTGCGCCGGGCCTACGAACTCCCCAGCGACGCGGCCGTGCGCAAGCAGATGACCGAACTCACCGAACAGACCCGGCGGTTGATCGGATGCTCATCGCTGGTCCTGGTCGCCAGCGTGGACGCCGAGGGCCACTGTGACGTTTCCCCGCGCGGCGGCCCCGCCGGGTTCGTCGCCGTCCTGGACTCACGAACGGTGGCGATACCGGACGCGACCGGCAACAAGCGTCTGGACACCCTGCAGAACGTCATCGCCACCGGACGGGCCGGGCTTTTGTTCGTCATCCCGGGGCGCACCACGACGCTCAGGGTGAACGGTCGGGCCTGCGTCTCCACGCGCCCGGAGCTGCTGTCGCAGCTGACCGCCGTAGGTAAGCCGCCGGCCAGTGCGCTGGTGCTGGGGATCGAGGAGGTCTACCCGCACTGCCCCAAGTCGCTCCTGCGCAGCGGTGCCTGGAAGCCGGGGCAGTGGCTTCCAGCGGACGCCCAGCCGACCTCGGCCGAGGTGACACTGGCCCAGCTGCGGATGCCGGAGCTGACGATCGCTGACATCGAACAGGCGGAGGCGGATTCGCTGAAGTACCGGTACGAGTGACGGGCCGACCAGCGATTGCCGAACCACCAGCCCGCCGAACCCCCGGACCAGCATGGCCAAGATCAATCGCGGGACAGGTCTCCAGCCGAGCCCTCCCTAGTCGTCGACGGCTCCGGGTGCCAGAGCCGGGGCGGGGAAGGCGTGGCGGACTTCGCCGCCGGACCACCACACGCCGATGGCGAAGACCGCTGCAGCCTCCAGTAGCCCCGCCCGGTCCAGACCCCCGCACGGCAGCGGGATGCAGCCCATCGACGTGATCAACTCCCTCGTCACGGCGTCAGCGGGCGGGGCATCCGCGCAGAAGGGCACTGCCAGCGGGGCACCCTCGAAAGCCGGTTGCGGCAGGGTCCAGATGCTCTCGTGGCAGATGCCGAAGACCTTGACGACACGGGCGTGGGGCGCGGCCGCGGCGATGCGCAGGGCGGCCGAGTCCGTACCTCCGGCAGTGCACAGGACCGGGCCGCCGTCGCTGAAGGGCCGCATCGGCACTGTGCAGTCGAGGACGGTCCGTCCGGCGAGGTCCGCCGCCAGTTCCCTGGCCACCTGCGGTGCGACGTCGGCGGGGACGGCGAGCAGTACG
This region includes:
- a CDS encoding peptidylprolyl isomerase; this encodes MVAGHFLALLSAQPQPSSPADVLRTGCNVYFDISINGAPAGRIVFNLFDEVVPKTARNFRELATGQHGYGYAGSGFHRIIPQFMLQGGDFTNHNGTGGRSIYGEKFEDENVELKHDRKDLLSMANATTPAGRRSPHSRSAGRLLAGQGPGARWWARQASPKLFGPRT
- a CDS encoding dienelactone hydrolase family protein, with the protein product MPTKMLQIPTPDGRADAFAAFPDGGGRHPGVLMYADGFGIRPVLREMARELAGHGYYVVVPNLFYRQGPAPVIELPEHIGEEVRPALFARLMPLIEAHTTERVLSDADAYLEFLTAQPEVCAGPVAVTGYCIGGLLATRTAVAHRGQVAALAAFHGPVGVDGPGSLSKLTAEVHFGHAESDLTPAALGELNQALDAAGVGYTSEIYPGTLHGFTMSDTDAFNPAALRRHWDRLLPLLGRSLTKS
- a CDS encoding nucleotidyltransferase family protein, which produces MISRLPLDQQLESLRVVLSRNDMLTEILSRAATLELPGWYVTAGCLFQTVWNVVTGRPPTHGIKDYDLFYFDSGDMSWEAEDAVIKTGRKVFAGLPAEIEIRNEARVHLWYRDKFGVPCPPYDSTEAAIDSFAATTCCLGVRVEADGRWRVYAPHGLSDVFNLVVRPNPVLAPRAVYETKAARWREQWPELTVLDWPSTSVMSASSVD
- a CDS encoding MSMEG_1061 family FMN-dependent PPOX-type flavoprotein, whose translation is MTQSLAASAFDSLRLDAVTDQEELRRAYELPSDAAVRKQMTELTEQTRRLIGCSSLVLVASVDAEGHCDVSPRGGPAGFVAVLDSRTVAIPDATGNKRLDTLQNVIATGRAGLLFVIPGRTTTLRVNGRACVSTRPELLSQLTAVGKPPASALVLGIEEVYPHCPKSLLRSGAWKPGQWLPADAQPTSAEVTLAQLRMPELTIADIEQAEADSLKYRYE
- a CDS encoding NADPH-dependent F420 reductase, whose translation is MTFHDANRSRTMRIGILGTGAMAQALGGAWVRAGHEVMVGGRSTASAAAAAARIGAAAHGSPAEAARYGEAVLLAVPADVAPQVARELAADLAGRTVLDCTVPMRPFSDGGPVLCTAGGTDSAALRIAAAAPHARVVKVFGICHESIWTLPQPAFEGAPLAVPFCADAPPADAVTRELITSMGCIPLPCGGLDRAGLLEAAAVFAIGVWWSGGEVRHAFPAPALAPGAVDD